ATAAGTCATTGATTTCAAAAGATTCATATCAGCCCCACCTTTTCATGCCTGCAAAAATCAAGACTGTAAATTTTCACAGAAGAAAAAATATTTAAATTTATATCTTCAGAAAATAAATTTATTTCACTGAATTTTGATATCTCTATAGTAGTCACGTAACATTAGCAGGGTAAAACATATTTGTAAGAGAGATTTGTGCGTTTAAAGAAAAAAATATTTTATTACCTAAGTGTGGTTACACGAATTCCTGACTGGCTAAGACTCTCTATTACAAATTAAAATTGTGACCTGACTGTTTAATATCAATTTTTAAGAAGACTGAATAATCTGTAAAGAAATACTCCAACCACTCCACCGATAAAAGCACCGATGAGTCCAACTAAACCTATAACAATAAACACACCCATAATAACAATAAAAGAGTTAGGGGAAAGAGGTCTTCCAAAAAGTAAGGAGAGATCATGGCTCACTGCATCAGCCCAGCTTCCTCCCAGAGCATCCTTGAAGACAATGTCCATTGATAAACTTACAACTACACCAACAAAAAAACCTGCAATCATTCCTATTTTGAATGTCCTCTTCAATTATCCCTCTATTCCGTATTTTTTTAATTTTCTATAAAGGGTAACCAGGTCTATGCCAAGAGCCTTTGCAGTGGCCTCCTTATCTTTATTGTGCTGCTCATAGGTGTTTATTATAAGTGATTTTTCAAATTCAGTTAGAGCCTCACGAAGTCTGCCCTGGGAGGGTTGCTCTGCAGCAGAACTTTTTAATTTATCAGGTAGCTCAGCAGGGGTAATATATTCTCCTTTTGCAAGTACAACTGCCCTTTCTATAACATTCTTCAATTCTCTTACATTTCCAGGCCAGGGATACTGAATGAGCAATGCCATTGCCTCATTATCAATTCCTCTTATATTTTTTTTATTTTCTTCTGATAGGGTCCTTATGAAATAATTAACAAGAACCGGTATGTCTTCCTTTCTCTCTCTTAATGGTGGTATCTTAATCTCAATAACACTCAACCTGTAATAAAGATCCTCCCTGAACTTACCCTCCTTTACCCTTTGTTCAAGGTCAGCATTCGTGGCAGCTATTATCCTGACATCAACTGTTCTCTTTACAGTATCACCTAGAGGCATAATCTCTCCGGTCTCAATGACCTTAAGAAGTTTTGCCTGAATACTCATTGGCATATCACCTATCTCATCAAGAAAAATGGTGCCACCATCTGCCATTGTTATGAGACCCTTTTTATCCGATACCGCACCTGTGAAAGCACCCTTTTTATATCCAAAAAGCTCTGACTCAAGAAGAGTTTCAGGTATGGCAGAACAGTTTATCGATATAAAAGGTTTATCCTTTCTCGGACTGTTATAATGAATGAGTTCTGCCACAAGTCCTTTGCCCGTTCCACTCTCACCAAGTATGAGGACATTGCTCTTTGTGGGTATAACCTGTTCAAGAAGACTCAGGAGTTGCTGTATCTGATTTGAATTTCCAAGAAAGACTCTTCCGGGGATGCGCTGACTGAGCTGCTGCCTGAGAAGTATGTTCTCCTCGCGAAGTTTTCTGTGCTCAAGCAGCCTTTTAACTCTCAATTTTACATCTTCATTAATGAAAGGTTTGACAATATAATCGCTCGCTCCCATCCTCATAGCCTGTACAGCAGATTCTACAGTTGCATAAGCAGTCATGATTATTACAGCAGTTGAAGGTCTTAATTGCAGGCTCTTCTCAAGGACTTCCATACCGTCCATCCCTGGCATCCTGAGATCTGTAAGGACTAGGTCATATTCCTCATTCTTAAGAAGCTCCATTGCCTCCTGTCCATTAGTTGCTGTAGTTACAGTGTAACCCTCTCTTGAGAGTATAAACTCAAGAGCCCTCAGGATGTCCTTTTCATCATCAACAACAAGAATCTTACCTGACATATTCCTTTCCTGAATCATGCACCTCCTTTGTACACGGGAAGTCTTACAGTAAAGGTACTTCCCTGACCAGGCCTGCTCTCAACCATTATATCTCCTCCGAAACTCTTCACAATGCTAAAACTTACAGATAGACCAAGACCTGTTCCTTTATCCTTTGTTGTGAAGAAGGGGTCAAAAACCTTGTTAAGATACTCCTCTGGAATGCCTGTGCCTGTATCCCTGAAAGATATCTCTACAAAGTCATCACAGAGCCTTGCTGAAATGGAGAGCATGCCACCATCAGGCATTGCATCAACAGCATTGAAGATCAGATTTGTAAACACCTGTGCAAGCTGATTCTGATCAGCATAGGCGTGAGGGAGTTCAGGTATATCAATCCTGATATCTATATTCTTCATCCTTTTGTCAAATCTGAGAAGTGAAATGGTGGAGTCAAGCACCTCTCTTATATTTACAGGTCCAGCAACACCTTTTGCAGGTTTTGAAAAACTCGAGATATTCCTCACAATCTCAGCAATCCTTGCGATATGTCTGGAAATAATCTCAAGACTCTCATTGGCAAATTCTCCAAGATCCATTTCTCTCAGTAGCTGCACATAGGATGATATAGAGGTGAGGGGATTACCTATCTCATGGGCAAGACCCGCAGATATCCTTGCAAGTGCAGAAAGCTTTTCTGAATGCATCATCTGTT
The Thermodesulfovibrionales bacterium genome window above contains:
- a CDS encoding sigma-54 dependent transcriptional regulator — encoded protein: MIQERNMSGKILVVDDEKDILRALEFILSREGYTVTTATNGQEAMELLKNEEYDLVLTDLRMPGMDGMEVLEKSLQLRPSTAVIIMTAYATVESAVQAMRMGASDYIVKPFINEDVKLRVKRLLEHRKLREENILLRQQLSQRIPGRVFLGNSNQIQQLLSLLEQVIPTKSNVLILGESGTGKGLVAELIHYNSPRKDKPFISINCSAIPETLLESELFGYKKGAFTGAVSDKKGLITMADGGTIFLDEIGDMPMSIQAKLLKVIETGEIMPLGDTVKRTVDVRIIAATNADLEQRVKEGKFREDLYYRLSVIEIKIPPLRERKEDIPVLVNYFIRTLSEENKKNIRGIDNEAMALLIQYPWPGNVRELKNVIERAVVLAKGEYITPAELPDKLKSSAAEQPSQGRLREALTEFEKSLIINTYEQHNKDKEATAKALGIDLVTLYRKLKKYGIEG